A window of Roseiflexus castenholzii DSM 13941 genomic DNA:
GGGCGTCTCGGCGGTGCCGTAGTGCTGCACTAACTGGCGCAGCGTCTGTTTGTACAGGCGACGCGCGGTTATTTCGCACGTCCAGCGGCGGGCGAGCGCCGCGCGCCAGGCAGCGATCGCTTCTTCGCTATTGTGGTAGCTGGTCGTCATCTGGGAGTGGGTGGCGCGATGCGCATTGAGCAGCGCCTCGATTTCCGGTGCATCTTTGTAATGACGTTCAAGAATGGCGATCAGTTTTGCCGAGTCGGCAATAGCATCATGGGGGGAGGGAAGTGTCGTCATACCACAGGCTCCTGTCAGCACTTTGCTATTCAATCATATCCCGCCCCTCTGGAACGGTCTATAGTACGTGCGTCCCGTTGTCCTATGGGCGTATTTCTTATCGTCCCGGCGTACTGTTGCATTGTCCTGTGCAATACACTATCGATACGCGTGCATTATACGCAAAAATACGGATAGGTGATCAGGGATTATAGAGAGGCAAGACAGGCGGCGCGGGCGCGCCTACCATTCATGGCGCAACACGTCGAAATCGAGCGGATCACGGTTAATGCCGTGTTCCCACACCTCGTAGTGCAGGTGAGGACCGCTCGACATGCCGGTTGACCCGACGTAGCCGATGAGTTGACCACGCACAATGGGTTGACCATCGACAACGGCGTAAGAGTCGAGGTGGGCATAGGCAGTTTTGTAGCGGTTATTTTCAATCGCCAGATAATTGCCGCCGGGCCAGGTGTCCGGTCGCACACGGGCAACGCCGTCGTGGGTGGCATACACCGGGGCGCGCCATGTGCCCTGCGGATCGGCTTTGCCGTCGCCGTCACCGTCGACCGCCAGATCGATACCGCCCCAGACGCTGGCGGGCGCGTGCGAGCCGACCCCATACCCCTGCGTGATCACCGTGCGAGGGTTGCGCAGCGGGTTGCCGGAGGGATGTTCAGTTGCAGATTGTGGGGCGAACGCGGCGCTGAGACTCTGCCGGGCTACGCGCTGCGTAGAGAGCGCCCCGCCGCGCCAGAGGCTCGTCTGTAGCGGAGGTTGTTGTGTTTGCTGTACGAGGAAGCCAAGCCCGATCAGGGCAAGAAGGAGCAAAATGAATTGTTCCCGGCTGAGGGTCATTATTTTGCTTGCGATGAGCGCCATTCGGCAACCAGGCGGTTGACCGTACCGACATACACGGGGACGTTATTTTCCACCACCGGCGCATAGATCGGCACAATCTCCTCGACGGTATGAGCGCCGCGCCACTGCACATATTCAACTGCTATCAGGCGATACCAATCTTCGATCCCTTCCTCCCAACTGGCATAATCGCGAAACCTGCCGTAGCACGTGTGATACCCGGCGCAGATAATGTTGCCGACATTGTGGGTCGTACTGCCATCTGGTTTTCGCCCTGCCCATCCTGGTGCGGTTCCGGCGCCCGACTCGTGAATGAAAAATGCCAGGGCATACGCGGGATCGATGCCATACCGGATGCCGAGTTCCACCCACGTGGCGCCGGTGCCGACCGCTGGAGAGTTCCACTCGGCAAGGATGCGGTCGATCTGCTGCGCCGAAATGCTCGGCGGACCAAGCACCGAATGCTGTCCAGCAGGTGAAGTGAGATTGAGCGCCTGCTCGAACCTATGCGCCTGTATTGTCTGTTCGCGCGCGGTACATCCAGGAGCGAAGCAGATACGTGATGCATTGGTATCGCGCCAGAAGAAAAAGAGGACACCAATACAGATTGCGCAAATTCCGATCAGCCACCAGGGAAACATCCGCTGCCGAACGGTTCGCCGGAGCGTCGCCGGTCGGTAGGCGAATGGCGTGGCAGTCAGTTCCGCACGCAACATATCGCGCGCATCGTCATCGAAGGGGTCATCCGGTGCGAGCAATTCTTCCGCTGCCCACGGAGCAAACGACGGAGCGACAGGCAAACGTTCCTGAACATCAATGCGCCGATCGACAAGGCGGCGGCGTCCAATCGTGAGCGCCGCACCATCATCGAAGGGATCGCGTGATCGCGCCAGCGGGTTGGGGCGGCGCGCCGACGAGTGTGTGTCGGTGCGCGGAACCGCGCGTGGTGAGTGGCGCACCGCTGGCGTCTCTGGCTCACTCTCGTTCATGGAAGCATAGACGTCATCAACCGCGCCTGCTCTTCAGGCGTCGGCAGGCGAAAAACTCCGTCGCGATTGAGATAGACAATGCGCTCGCGCCGGACATCGAGCAACAGATCCGGCAGCGTGTCGCCATCGACATCGCTGACGCCAATGATGACCGGTGTCAGGTGTTCATTGGCGCCGAACAGGTAGGGACCGGTGATCGAGCGAATCCGCGATGGGTCGCCACCCGGCAGTTCCAGCACCACCACTTGCCGGTCGAGATTCAGAGCAATCAGATGCGTCGGTTGACTCGACCCTTCTTCGTGACCCACGAATGCCTGCATGTGCATCGTGCGCGGATAGCCATAACGCATATCGTCGATCAACAGATTGATACGCCCGATCAATGCACCGATCAGCACATACACTGCCAGCGCGCCGAGCACGAGCGCTGCGCCATACAGCGCCGCATGCGCCGTTCGCTGAGCCTGCCGGTTGCGCCCCCAAATACGACGACCGGTATGAATGCCTCGGCTTGTGACCGCCATAGCATAACTCCTCACCTGTTCGATCGACAACGAACGCCACGCGCCTGCTGCCGAGTTGGTGGCAGACGGGGAGTGGGTGTCATTCTGATGCGACTGAAGTGGGGACATTATACAAGAACATGTGTTCTAAGTCAAGGGCATATTTCCACCGTCTGATGGGCGGGTTCACGCGCCAGCGCCGGATGTAGGCGGGTCGATGCCAGCCAGGCTTCGACGGCTGCAACCGGCAGAATACCGCGTTCTGTCACAATTCCCGAAAGCAGTTCCAGTGGCGTCAAATCGAAATACCGATTGCGAATATGGACATTCCGGGGCGCTTCCGCCCAGATTTCGCTGCGGGGGCGGTCGAGTTGCTCGAGTTGGCGAAAACCAGGGATCAGGAACTTCTCGCTACCACAGAGCGCATAGAACGCAACCCCTCTGGCATGGGCTGTGAGCGCCATTCCATAGGTGCCGATCTTATTAACCAACCCATAGGTACTCAACATATCGGCGCCGACGAGCACCAGTTGCGCCTGCGCGATATGAGCGGGCAATTCGGCATCGATGACCAGATGGGTGGGAATGCCATACTCTGCCAGAATTGCTGCGGTCTGTCGTCCTTCCAGGATTGGGCGCGACTCGCCGCAGATGACGCGGAATCGCCGTCCTGCGCGTTGAGCATGGCGCAGCGCGTGCTGAACCGTCGTGCTGTACGACAGGGTCACAATCGTGATGCCGTCGGAAATCAGCGCCAGCGCGCCTTCGGCGACATGGAGCGCGTGCTGGCGCAGTTGATGCTTAAACGCTTCCGTTGTGTCGGCGACAGCGCGCACCAAATCGTGCCGCGTCTGCTGATCCTCGATAGCCCAGAGTACGCGATTAACCAGATTGACCAGCGGCGCCATTACCGGTTGCGCTCGTATGAGCGACCAGCCAAAGTCGCACAGATTGCGACGGAACTCCTGTGGCGACAACGATCCTATCGTTTCTGCGCGATGCATGATCAGGTCAGCGGCACGCTCTGCGATCTGAGCCGCTCCCTGGCGATTATCGACTGCGATTTCTGCAACTGGCTCCACGACCTGAACCCCTCACAAGACTGTACGACCGTGAATAGTGATCTTCATTATTATCGCACACACCGGCAACATGTGTACAATCACTTCGAAATCCATAGCGGCAGAACCGCGCCGCCCGTCCCACCGCCTGACTGCACAATGGGTGTCAGGACGCTGGCAATTGACCCGCCGACTGCGAAGCGAGACAGGCGTTCACCAGTGCTTCGAGACGCTCGATGGCAAATGGTTTCGCAAGGTAGGGATTGCCGGTCTGCGCCAGTCGCGCCTGTGTCGATGCCGTGATAGTGTCGCCGGTAATGAAAATAATGCGCTGCGCCAGATGTGGATCCCGCTGTCTGATGTGCTGATACAACTCGAAGCCGGTCATGCCGGGCATCTTGATGTCCGTCAGAATAAGATCGAATGATCGTTGCGCGATGATCTCAAACGCTGCTTCTCCGCTGGCGACGGTCGTCGGACGATGACCGAGATCGGTCAACAATCGCGCCAGCAGCGCACGCACTGCTTCCTCATCATCAACAACCAGAATCGCAGCGCCATGGTTCGTCTCTTCAGCATTCGTCTCTTCGTCAACCACGGTTGACGATGGTTCATCCGGCGCGTCGAGCACTATGTCGTAGTCATGGGTAAGCGGCAATTCGACATACATTGTCGTGCCGACGCCAACTTCGCTTTCCGCCCAGAGACGCCCGTGATGCTCCTGGATGATGCCGAAACAGATCGACAGACCCAACCCGGTTCCCTGACCAACCGGTTTGGTGGTGAAGAACGGATCGAAGATGCGGCTCAGGTTGCGCGGCGAAATACCGACGCCAGTATCGCTTACGGCGATACGAATGCACCGCTCCTCACGATTGCCCTCGCCGACGCACGGTTCGACCGACGTGCGCAGAGTCAGGGTTCCCTTGCCGCCGCGTTCGGTCATTGCCTGATGCGCATTGTTAATCAGGTTGAGGAACACCTGTTGTAATTGATGCGGATCGGCGACCGTTTGCGGCAGGTTGGGAGCGAAATCAGTCACGATAGTAATATTGTCGACGCGCAACTGATAGGCGCGCAGCGTCAGGGTGCTTTGCAGCACCTGATTGATATCGACAAGCGTGCGCTGCGGCTTATGTTCACGGGCGAACATGAGCAGATTCTGCACAATGCGCGCTGCGCGCTCTGCCTGCGTGTTGATGTGTTGCAGATCTTCGCGAATCCCCGGCGACAGGCTTGTATCACGCAGCATCAATTGCGTATAGCCGCTGATGCTGGTCAACGGATTGTTGACCTCGTGAGCGACGCCCGCGACAAGTTGCCCGATAGCGGAGAGTTTCTCCGATCTGATGAGTTGCTCTTCGAGACGACGGCGCTCTGTCAGATCGCGGGCAATGCAATGGATTGCCTCGGCGCGATCACCGTCCTGTATCAACCGCGCACTGACTTCGAGCACGACGGTCTCTTCGTCGTAGCGCCTGAGTTGCAGTTCGAATGGGGGCGTCGTCTCTCCCCGCAACACTTTGCTCAGCAGGCGCTCGACCGGCGCCCATGCATCCTCGAATAGCACGGTGCGCAATGGGCGACCGATCAGATCGTCTCCGGCATATCCTGTGATGGTCGGACCAACTTTGTTGATGCTGCGAATGTTGAGTTGGCGATCAAGGGTGAAGATCAGGTCGTTGGCGTTGTCGAACAGGTCGCGGTAGCGCGCTTCACTCTGTTTCACCTTCTGATAGAGGCGCGCATTTTCTATGGCAATGGCGGCATAATCGGCGAGCGCCGAGAGCAGATACTGATCATTTTCGCTAAACGTCCGTTCTGACTGTTGATTATCAACCGCAAGCACACCGATGACCTGATTGCCGACCATGAGCGGCACTTGCAGGATGGCGCGCACCAGGAAGCCGGTGATGACTTTGAGTTGCGCTCCGGCGCCGGCTTTATCGAGGCGGATTGGCTTGCCGGTGCGAATGACCTGCCCGGCGAGGCTATCGTCGATTGGCATGCGCAACTTTTGAGCGCGCTGCTCGCCGAGGTTCTTCGCTGCGCGCAGATAGAGTTCGTTGGCGTTGGGGTCGCGCAGCAACAAAAACCCTTCTTCAGCGCGAGTAATGTAGACCCCGGCTTCAACGATGCGCACCAGCAATTCTTCGAGGTCGAGCAAAGAACTCACCGACTTGCCAATGGAATACAGCACGGTCAGTTCTTGCACACGCTGGCGCAGATTGCGCGTCAGAAGTTCTTTTTCACGCTTGAGACGCCGCTCGCGCAGCGCCCGATCGATTGCCGCCTGCGCTTCCGTCTCGCTAAACGGCTTGATCAGGTAGTTCCGCGCTCCAAGCCGAAATGCTTCGACCGCAATCGCTTCCGACCCATGCGCCGTCATCAGGATCACGGGGACATCGTACCCTTCCTGAGCAATCATGCGCAGCAGATCGAGTCCACTGATGTCAGGAAGTTGCAGATCGAGCAGAATCAGATCGGGAATGCGCTGACGCAGGCGGTTGAGTCCCTGCCGTCCGGTGTGCGCAATCGTAGAGGCATAGCCGAGCTCCGGTAACACATACTCAGCAAGCATGGAGCAGATCTGCTTGCTGTCGTCGATGATCAGGATTTCTTCCATCAGTCAACCATCGATCGCATATCGCGGAGACGGCCATTACAGTACGCACTTTTCCACATTATACCGCATGCGCGCTCCTGCGCCAACCAACGAACAGGCGGATACTACCGATGATCAAGACTAAGCAGTTTCTTATGCAGGTCTAACATTTGGTTTACATGGCGGGTGCATACTGTCCCATTGGAAGCAATATTCAAAGGAGGTCGCTCTATGGAGCGTGGAACGAAATATGCGCTGATCTTCGGCATGGTGGTTACCCTGGTAATCGGTGCGCTTATCGGCGCTCTGGCCGGCGGCGGCGTTGCCTGGTATGTAACGCAGCAGCAGATTGAGCGGATTGCAGCACAACCGTCGACGCCCGCGCCAATTCCGGCGTCAATGCCGGCGACGACGGTCGTTCCGCAAGCAACTGACGTGCCGCTGCCAACTCCTGCCCAGGTCCCGACGCCGGCGCCAGCGGCGCCGGCAACGACTTCACCGGTTGTTGAGGCGGTTCAGAAGGTGTCGCCGGCGGTTGTGACGGTCGTGAACACGCTGGCATCAGGTGCGCAGGGATCGCCGCTGCTTGGCGATCTACCGTTTCCGCTGCCGGATCAACCCGGCGGTTCAGTGCGCCGCGGCAGCGGTTCTGGGGTCATTATCAGCCCGGATGGGTATATTCTTACCAACAATCACGTGATTGAAGGGTATCGCTCGCTCTCGGTCATTTTCTACGACGGTTCGCGCCGTGATGCAACATTGGTCGGCGCCGATCCACTGATGGATCTTGCCGTGGTCAAGGTCGATGGTCCGGTTCCCGGCGTGGCGACGCTGGGCGACTCCGACGCGCTCCAACCCGGTGAAACGGTCATTGCGATTGGCAGCCCGCTTGGCGACTTCCGCAACACGGTGACGGTTGGCGTGGTGAGCGCTCTCAACCGTTCGCTTGGCGCCGACGCACCCGAAGGATTGATCCAGACTGATGCGGCGATCAACAGCGGCAACAGCGGCGGTCCACTGATCAATCTGCGCGGTGAAGTCGTCGGGATCAATACGCTCGTCGTGCGGGGGAGCGGTTTGGGAACGGCGCCCATCGAAGGGCTTGGGTTTGCAGTGCCAAGCTCGATTGCCAGGCGGGTGAGCGAGCAGTTGATCGCCAATGGCAAAATCGTTTACCCGTTCCTCGGTGTGCGTTTTGGCACAATCGATGCTATGCTGGCGCTCGATAACGATCTGCCGGTCAATGCTGGCGCACTGATCTCCGCTGTCGAGCCGGGTGGACCGGCTGCCCGCGCCGGGTTGCGCAGCGGTGACATTGTGACCAAAGTTGATGGAAAGACGATTGGACCGGGGCAGTCGTTGCGTGCTCTGTTGCTGGAGTACAAACCGGGCGACACGGTTACGCTCGAGGTGTTGCGTAATGGTGAACGGCTGTCGTTGGACGTGACTCTGGGGACGCGCCCGGATTGAGTGATGAGCGGCAAGGGTTGCTGCAATCGTTTCGTTGGAGTGACGCTCAACACGCGGGTAGGTGGTGTGAGACGTGATTGTGGACAACATGCGTCGCGGGGTGTGCCGCCTGTGGATGCGCGACTATCGTTGGGAGGGAGGAGGGTATCGGTTGCGCTTGCCAGATGCATCGGGGTCGGTGTATCTGGCGAATGCCGGCGTGTCGTCCAGGATGGAAGGCGACGACCTCCGGCGCTGCGATGAGCGCAGGGAGGCGTTCAGCGGCTGCGCGGCGGTGGTGCAGGCGCGCGGTGACGCCGAGACGCGCCTGCGAATCGTCGAGGCAAGGAACTGTGACGACGGCGTGGCAAGGGGCAGCGCACCGGATTGCCTCCTGTTTCTCACCCTGCTCGCTTCAGCGCCGTCGCCACCTCGAACGGATCAACCGTGACGCACCCGGTGGCGAACAGTTCCATTGCACCCCAGTCGTTGTGGATACTCAACGCCGGTCCGCGGTCGGCGACACGCGCGATCACCGGCATGCCGCTCCAGGCGCCGGTTTTGTCGGTGAATGGCGGCAGCGCAATGCCAACATTGAAGGCGCGCACGTGGTGATGATCGATCAGAGCACGCAGGACGGGATAGATCAGGTCGGTCAAGCGGTCGGCGAGCAGTGCTGCATCCGCCCGATGTGACAGCAGAGCGACAATCTCGCGGTTGCGCAGCGGCGTCAAATGGGCAAATACATGACCCGCAGGCGTATCGGCAATCAGCAGATTCAGATCGGCATGCACCGCAATGAGATCGGAGACGTAGCGCGGAATGTCACCGTACTGGAGTGCGGCGCGACGCCAGAGTTCAGGTCTGGTATAGTGCATGGCACGCGCCAGCGACATCTGCATGTGCCCATGGGCGATAGTGGCGCCGCTGCGGGGCAGGCAGTTCCAGGTAATCATCGGGTAAATCGCCTGTGGGTCGCACCGGTGCGCTGCGTCGAGCCAGCGCAGCGCCACATCCAGGTAATCGGCAAACTGGTCGCGGTTGAAGTGGAGTGGGTGCGGTTCATCGAACACCACCAGACCATGCCATCCGTCGTATTTGGCAATGTTCGATGCAGTCACGCAAAAGCGACCGCGGATGCGCCCGAAGGTGTCGGCGCTGGTCGCCTGGAGCGGCTGGGCGAAGAAGTCGCGATCACGCAGTTCCGATTCGATCCAGGCGTGCAGGTCGGCGTCGCTGGTTGTCTTTCCTGCGGGTCGCAGCGCGCGCAGCGGATTGAACAGGGTTCCTTCGAGGGTGAAGCGATTGACGACGCGGATAATCGTTTGTCGACGAACTCCAGCAATATCGCCGAAACTGCTGGCAACCCATGCTTCCATTTCGCGGGGAATGACCGCCTGACCCTCGACGCGCTGTACAAAGAAGAGACGTTCGCACCGCGCACGATTGGTCGGCGGCAGAGCGGCGATTTGTTCAGGGAGGGTTGTGATCATACTATGTCTGCGGCATCTAACGATATATGTGGTAGTATACCATTCGGAGGCGCGTCCGCGCCGCGCCCAAGGAATAGGATAGAGGTCGTAGTGGTGGCGCGTTTCAGACGCGCCACCACTCTCCTGAGTCCGTGTTCATCGAGGCATACGATCCATGAAGAACATAACACACGCGCA
This region includes:
- a CDS encoding M23 family metallopeptidase, with the protein product MTLSREQFILLLLALIGLGFLVQQTQQPPLQTSLWRGGALSTQRVARQSLSAAFAPQSATEHPSGNPLRNPRTVITQGYGVGSHAPASVWGGIDLAVDGDGDGKADPQGTWRAPVYATHDGVARVRPDTWPGGNYLAIENNRYKTAYAHLDSYAVVDGQPIVRGQLIGYVGSTGMSSGPHLHYEVWEHGINRDPLDFDVLRHEW
- a CDS encoding glucosaminidase domain-containing protein, which gives rise to MNESEPETPAVRHSPRAVPRTDTHSSARRPNPLARSRDPFDDGAALTIGRRRLVDRRIDVQERLPVAPSFAPWAAEELLAPDDPFDDDARDMLRAELTATPFAYRPATLRRTVRQRMFPWWLIGICAICIGVLFFFWRDTNASRICFAPGCTAREQTIQAHRFEQALNLTSPAGQHSVLGPPSISAQQIDRILAEWNSPAVGTGATWVELGIRYGIDPAYALAFFIHESGAGTAPGWAGRKPDGSTTHNVGNIICAGYHTCYGRFRDYASWEEGIEDWYRLIAVEYVQWRGAHTVEEIVPIYAPVVENNVPVYVGTVNRLVAEWRSSQAK
- a CDS encoding translation initiation factor eIF-2B — protein: MEPVAEIAVDNRQGAAQIAERAADLIMHRAETIGSLSPQEFRRNLCDFGWSLIRAQPVMAPLVNLVNRVLWAIEDQQTRHDLVRAVADTTEAFKHQLRQHALHVAEGALALISDGITIVTLSYSTTVQHALRHAQRAGRRFRVICGESRPILEGRQTAAILAEYGIPTHLVIDAELPAHIAQAQLVLVGADMLSTYGLVNKIGTYGMALTAHARGVAFYALCGSEKFLIPGFRQLEQLDRPRSEIWAEAPRNVHIRNRYFDLTPLELLSGIVTERGILPVAAVEAWLASTRLHPALAREPAHQTVEICP
- a CDS encoding response regulator, translating into MEEILIIDDSKQICSMLAEYVLPELGYASTIAHTGRQGLNRLRQRIPDLILLDLQLPDISGLDLLRMIAQEGYDVPVILMTAHGSEAIAVEAFRLGARNYLIKPFSETEAQAAIDRALRERRLKREKELLTRNLRQRVQELTVLYSIGKSVSSLLDLEELLVRIVEAGVYITRAEEGFLLLRDPNANELYLRAAKNLGEQRAQKLRMPIDDSLAGQVIRTGKPIRLDKAGAGAQLKVITGFLVRAILQVPLMVGNQVIGVLAVDNQQSERTFSENDQYLLSALADYAAIAIENARLYQKVKQSEARYRDLFDNANDLIFTLDRQLNIRSINKVGPTITGYAGDDLIGRPLRTVLFEDAWAPVERLLSKVLRGETTPPFELQLRRYDEETVVLEVSARLIQDGDRAEAIHCIARDLTERRRLEEQLIRSEKLSAIGQLVAGVAHEVNNPLTSISGYTQLMLRDTSLSPGIREDLQHINTQAERAARIVQNLLMFAREHKPQRTLVDINQVLQSTLTLRAYQLRVDNITIVTDFAPNLPQTVADPHQLQQVFLNLINNAHQAMTERGGKGTLTLRTSVEPCVGEGNREERCIRIAVSDTGVGISPRNLSRIFDPFFTTKPVGQGTGLGLSICFGIIQEHHGRLWAESEVGVGTTMYVELPLTHDYDIVLDAPDEPSSTVVDEETNAEETNHGAAILVVDDEEAVRALLARLLTDLGHRPTTVASGEAAFEIIAQRSFDLILTDIKMPGMTGFELYQHIRQRDPHLAQRIIFITGDTITASTQARLAQTGNPYLAKPFAIERLEALVNACLASQSAGQLPAS
- a CDS encoding S1C family serine protease — its product is MERGTKYALIFGMVVTLVIGALIGALAGGGVAWYVTQQQIERIAAQPSTPAPIPASMPATTVVPQATDVPLPTPAQVPTPAPAAPATTSPVVEAVQKVSPAVVTVVNTLASGAQGSPLLGDLPFPLPDQPGGSVRRGSGSGVIISPDGYILTNNHVIEGYRSLSVIFYDGSRRDATLVGADPLMDLAVVKVDGPVPGVATLGDSDALQPGETVIAIGSPLGDFRNTVTVGVVSALNRSLGADAPEGLIQTDAAINSGNSGGPLINLRGEVVGINTLVVRGSGLGTAPIEGLGFAVPSSIARRVSEQLIANGKIVYPFLGVRFGTIDAMLALDNDLPVNAGALISAVEPGGPAARAGLRSGDIVTKVDGKTIGPGQSLRALLLEYKPGDTVTLEVLRNGERLSLDVTLGTRPD